The following proteins come from a genomic window of Streptomyces sp. GS7:
- a CDS encoding alpha-amylase: MQQRSRVLGGTLAGVLAAVGLATFAPWSSQATPPGDKTVTATLFEWKYADVARACTDQLGPAGYGYVEVSPASEHIQGDQWWTSYQPVSYKIAGRLGDRNAFAAMVGACHGAGVRVLADAVVNHMSAGSGSGTGGTQYTKYNYPGYYEDQDFHSCRKPISDYADRNDVQNCELVGLADLDTGSDYVRTTIAKYLDDLRSLGVDGFRVDAAKHISATDLAAIKGKMKDPGYWVQEVVYGAGEAVQPDEYTGIGDVDEFRYGTHLKSAFQGGNIAQLKSVADGKLSGDKARTFVDNWDTERNGSTLTYKDGAVYTLANVFMLASPYGSPNVYSGYTWTDKDAGPPASGSGGWTNEHAKQEITGMVGFRNAVGSAELTDWWDNGGSAIAFGRGKAGFVVVNNGDAELRQTFATPLPGGTYCNVVAAAPASCDGHTVTVGADGKAQITVPARSAVALHITR, from the coding sequence ATGCAGCAACGTTCCCGTGTGCTGGGCGGGACGCTGGCCGGCGTGCTGGCCGCGGTCGGCCTCGCCACCTTCGCCCCCTGGTCCTCGCAGGCCACCCCACCCGGCGACAAGACCGTCACGGCCACCCTCTTCGAGTGGAAGTACGCGGACGTCGCACGGGCCTGCACCGACCAGTTGGGGCCGGCCGGCTACGGCTACGTGGAGGTCTCACCCGCCTCCGAGCACATCCAGGGCGACCAGTGGTGGACGTCGTACCAGCCCGTCAGCTACAAGATCGCCGGCCGGCTGGGCGACCGCAACGCCTTCGCCGCCATGGTCGGCGCCTGCCACGGCGCGGGCGTCAGGGTCCTCGCCGACGCCGTCGTCAACCACATGTCGGCGGGGTCCGGCTCGGGCACCGGAGGCACTCAGTACACCAAGTACAACTACCCCGGCTACTACGAGGACCAGGACTTCCACAGCTGCCGCAAACCCATCTCCGACTACGCCGACCGCAATGACGTCCAGAACTGCGAACTGGTCGGCCTCGCCGATCTCGACACCGGCAGCGACTACGTCCGCACCACCATCGCGAAATACCTCGACGACCTGCGGTCGCTGGGCGTGGACGGGTTCCGGGTGGACGCCGCCAAGCACATCTCCGCCACCGATCTCGCCGCCATCAAGGGCAAGATGAAGGACCCCGGGTACTGGGTGCAGGAGGTCGTCTACGGCGCCGGCGAGGCCGTCCAGCCCGACGAGTACACCGGAATCGGCGATGTCGACGAATTCCGCTACGGCACCCACCTCAAGAGCGCCTTCCAGGGCGGCAACATCGCCCAGCTCAAGTCCGTCGCGGACGGCAAGCTCAGCGGTGACAAGGCCCGTACCTTCGTCGACAACTGGGACACCGAGCGCAACGGCTCCACGCTGACCTACAAGGACGGCGCGGTCTACACCCTCGCCAACGTCTTCATGCTCGCGTCGCCCTACGGCTCGCCCAACGTCTATTCCGGGTACACGTGGACCGACAAGGACGCGGGCCCGCCGGCCTCCGGCAGCGGCGGCTGGACCAATGAGCACGCCAAGCAGGAGATCACCGGCATGGTCGGATTCCGCAACGCGGTGGGGTCGGCGGAGCTGACGGACTGGTGGGACAACGGGGGCAGTGCGATCGCCTTCGGCCGGGGAAAGGCGGGCTTCGTCGTCGTCAACAACGGTGACGCCGAACTGCGCCAGACCTTCGCCACGCCGCTGCCGGGCGGCACGTACTGCAACGTCGTCGCCGCGGCGCCCGCCTCGTGCGACGGGCACACGGTCACCGTGGGCGCGGACGGGAAGGCGCAGATCACCGTCCCCGCCAGGAGCGCCGTGGCGCTGCACATCACGCGCTGA
- a CDS encoding ABC transporter ATP-binding protein — protein MIGLAPPEHDPDTPQTATTLPVGSPATVRSYVAALIRRHRRAFTILVTVNAAAVIASMVGPYLLGGLVEDLSAGRGGDIQLGRTLALFALALIAQTVFVRMVRLRGAMLGEQMLADLREDFLVRSVALPPGVLERAGTGDLLSRITTDIDRLAEAMREAVPELSIAVVWAGLLLGGLTFTAPPLALSVVIALPVLLIGCRWYFRRAPGAYRSEAAGYAAVSAVLTESVDAGRTIEAHRMGRRRIALSEHRIREWTQWERYTLSLRSVLFPVINVAHLLILCSVLLLGGVFVLHGWITPGQLTTGALLAQMLREPVNLILRWYDELQVAQVSIARLVGVREIEPETADATLSPDGRGVCADDVSFGYRAGVDVLHQVSLNVRPGSTVALVGPSGAGKSTLGRLLAGIYGPRAGTVSLGGAELSAMPAERVREHVALVNQEHHVFVGTLRDNLLLARTGAADAELWAALGAVDADGWAGALPNGLDTEVGSGGQSLTPAQAQHIALARLVLADPHTLVLDEATSLLDPRAARHLERSLGKVLRGRTVVAIAHRLHTAHDADVIAVVENGRISELGSHQELVTADGAYAALWKSWHG, from the coding sequence ATGATCGGCCTGGCACCGCCGGAGCACGATCCCGACACCCCGCAGACCGCCACCACGCTGCCCGTCGGCTCACCGGCGACCGTACGCTCCTACGTCGCCGCCCTGATCCGCCGTCACCGCCGCGCCTTCACGATCCTCGTCACCGTCAACGCGGCGGCGGTCATCGCCTCGATGGTCGGCCCCTACCTCCTCGGCGGACTGGTCGAGGACCTGTCCGCCGGCCGCGGCGGAGACATCCAACTGGGCCGCACGCTCGCCCTGTTCGCCCTCGCCCTGATCGCCCAGACCGTCTTCGTCCGCATGGTGCGGCTGCGCGGGGCGATGCTCGGCGAGCAGATGCTGGCCGATCTGCGCGAGGACTTCCTCGTCCGGTCGGTGGCACTGCCGCCGGGTGTCCTGGAGCGGGCCGGAACCGGCGACCTGCTCTCCCGGATCACCACGGACATCGACCGGCTCGCCGAGGCGATGCGCGAGGCCGTACCGGAACTGTCCATCGCCGTCGTCTGGGCGGGCCTGCTGCTCGGCGGGCTCACCTTCACCGCCCCGCCGCTCGCGCTGTCCGTCGTCATCGCGCTGCCGGTGCTGCTCATCGGCTGCCGCTGGTACTTCCGGCGCGCACCCGGCGCCTACCGCTCCGAGGCCGCCGGTTACGCCGCGGTGTCCGCGGTCCTCACCGAGTCCGTGGACGCCGGGCGCACCATCGAGGCGCACCGCATGGGCCGCCGCCGGATCGCCCTTTCCGAGCACCGGATCCGCGAGTGGACCCAGTGGGAGCGCTACACCCTCTCACTACGCTCCGTCCTCTTCCCCGTCATCAACGTCGCCCACCTGCTGATCCTCTGCTCGGTGCTGCTGCTCGGCGGGGTCTTCGTCCTCCACGGCTGGATCACCCCCGGCCAGCTGACGACCGGCGCGCTCCTCGCACAGATGCTGCGGGAGCCGGTCAACCTGATCCTGCGCTGGTACGACGAACTCCAGGTGGCCCAGGTGTCCATCGCCCGCCTCGTCGGCGTCCGCGAGATCGAGCCGGAGACGGCCGACGCGACGCTCTCCCCCGACGGCCGGGGCGTGTGCGCCGACGACGTCAGCTTCGGCTACCGCGCGGGCGTCGACGTGCTGCACCAGGTCTCACTGAACGTCCGCCCGGGAAGCACGGTGGCACTGGTCGGCCCGTCCGGCGCCGGCAAGTCCACCCTGGGTCGGCTGCTGGCCGGCATCTACGGCCCGCGCGCCGGCACGGTGTCCCTGGGCGGCGCCGAACTCTCCGCGATGCCCGCCGAACGCGTCCGCGAACACGTCGCCCTGGTCAATCAGGAGCACCATGTCTTCGTCGGAACGCTGCGCGACAACCTCCTGCTGGCCCGCACCGGCGCGGCCGACGCCGAACTCTGGGCGGCGCTGGGCGCGGTCGACGCGGACGGCTGGGCCGGCGCCCTCCCCAACGGACTGGACACCGAGGTCGGTTCCGGCGGCCAGAGCCTGACTCCGGCCCAGGCTCAGCACATCGCGCTGGCCCGCCTGGTCCTGGCCGACCCGCACACCCTGGTCCTGGACGAGGCGACCTCGCTGCTGGACCCGCGGGCGGCCCGCCACCTGGAACGCTCGCTGGGCAAGGTCCTGCGCGGCCGCACGGTCGTGGCCATCGCCCACCGCCTGCACACCGCCCATGACGCCGATGTCATCGCCGTCGTCGAGAACGGCCGCATCAGCGAACTGGGCAGTCACCAGGAACTGGTCACCGCCGACGGGGCGTACGCCGCACTCTGGAAGTCCTGGCACGGCTGA
- a CDS encoding ABC transporter transmembrane domain-containing protein, whose product MRIRDLPHPDPGVPDVRTGGRFLLWLCRRQLGGQAKGLFWGLVHMSAVAAFPLPVGLAVQAAVDRDGSRLALAGGLLALLGVLVALGDIMLHRAAVTNWIVTVARMQQLLARKTTELGGAMTRRVAAGEVAAVSTGDLERIGWFVEVLSRFCAAAVTTVGVCLALVVYQPELGLVVALGVPALALAALPLLPAATRRADDQREKAGRATELASDTVAGLRVLRGIGGEELFLGRYRSASQEVRSAAVRSARMWSLISAVQVLLPGVLLIAVVWYGVGLARDGRIAVGELVTIYSAVAFLLYPLRHFEEISMSYSFSRPAAARTARVLALSRPLDGRLTAPEPPSGDLHDPVSGLTAAAGRLTAVVCGDPDAAGRLAERLGGHPPHRDEGEDGGDGAEPGRKSAGRPLSVVLGGTPLDDIPRDTARTAVLVQDKDPVLLSGTLADLLDVPASGRVTTAEALAAAECRDVLASLAQASADDSGDPMRTHVTERGRSLSGGQRQRLALARSLVTDPQVLVLDEPTSAVDSHTEARIADGLRKIRAGRTTLVLTSSPLVLDRADQVVFLQDGKVTGAATHRELLRTQPGYRAVVTREPDRPDHHEETA is encoded by the coding sequence ATGCGTATTCGCGATCTCCCGCATCCCGACCCCGGCGTCCCGGACGTCCGTACGGGTGGCAGATTCCTGCTGTGGCTGTGCAGACGGCAGCTCGGCGGGCAGGCCAAAGGGCTCTTCTGGGGTCTTGTGCACATGAGCGCGGTGGCCGCGTTCCCGCTCCCGGTGGGGCTCGCCGTACAGGCCGCGGTGGATCGTGACGGATCCCGACTCGCCCTGGCGGGCGGCCTGCTGGCGCTGCTGGGCGTACTGGTCGCGCTCGGCGACATCATGCTGCACCGGGCGGCGGTGACCAACTGGATCGTCACGGTCGCCCGGATGCAGCAGTTGCTCGCCCGCAAGACGACGGAACTGGGCGGGGCGATGACCCGGCGGGTGGCGGCCGGTGAGGTCGCCGCCGTCAGCACCGGCGACCTGGAGCGGATCGGCTGGTTCGTCGAGGTCCTCTCCCGGTTCTGCGCGGCGGCCGTGACCACGGTCGGCGTCTGCCTCGCCCTGGTCGTCTACCAACCGGAACTGGGCCTCGTGGTGGCCCTGGGCGTGCCCGCCCTGGCGCTGGCCGCGCTGCCGCTGCTGCCGGCCGCCACCCGGCGCGCCGACGACCAACGGGAGAAGGCCGGCCGGGCCACCGAACTCGCCTCCGACACGGTCGCCGGACTGCGCGTCCTGCGCGGCATCGGCGGCGAGGAGCTGTTCCTCGGGCGCTACCGCAGCGCCTCCCAGGAGGTGCGCAGCGCCGCCGTCCGCAGCGCCCGGATGTGGTCGCTGATCTCGGCCGTCCAGGTCCTGCTCCCCGGGGTGCTGCTGATCGCGGTGGTCTGGTACGGCGTCGGGCTCGCCCGGGACGGCCGGATCGCCGTCGGCGAACTGGTCACGATCTACAGCGCGGTGGCCTTCCTGCTCTACCCCCTCCGCCACTTCGAAGAGATCTCCATGTCCTACTCCTTCTCCCGTCCGGCGGCGGCGCGCACGGCACGCGTACTGGCCCTGAGCCGGCCGCTCGACGGCCGGCTCACCGCACCGGAACCACCGTCCGGCGATCTGCACGACCCGGTCAGCGGACTGACCGCCGCGGCCGGCCGGCTGACCGCCGTGGTCTGCGGCGACCCCGACGCGGCGGGCCGGCTCGCCGAGCGCCTGGGCGGCCACCCCCCGCACCGGGACGAGGGCGAGGACGGCGGCGACGGCGCCGAGCCCGGGAGGAAATCCGCCGGCCGTCCGCTCTCCGTCGTCCTCGGCGGCACCCCGCTGGACGACATCCCGCGCGACACCGCCCGCACCGCCGTACTCGTCCAGGACAAGGACCCGGTGCTGCTCTCCGGCACGCTCGCCGACCTCCTCGACGTCCCGGCATCCGGCCGGGTGACCACGGCCGAGGCGCTGGCCGCGGCCGAATGCCGCGATGTGCTGGCCTCCCTGGCCCAGGCATCCGCCGACGACTCCGGCGACCCGATGCGCACCCACGTCACCGAACGCGGCCGGTCCCTCTCCGGCGGGCAGCGGCAGCGCCTGGCCCTGGCCCGCTCACTGGTCACCGACCCGCAAGTACTGGTGCTCGACGAGCCGACCAGCGCCGTCGACTCGCACACCGAAGCGCGCATCGCCGACGGGCTGCGGAAGATCAGGGCGGGCCGTACGACCCTCGTCCTCACCTCCAGCCCGCTCGTGCTGGACCGCGCCGATCAGGTGGTGTTCCTCCAGGACGGCAAGGTCACGGGTGCGGCCACCCACCGCGAACTCCTGCGCACCCAACCCGGCTACCGCGCGGTCGTCACCCGCGAACCGGACCGGCCCGACCACCACGAGGAGACCGCATGA
- a CDS encoding cation:dicarboxylate symporter family transporter, with amino-acid sequence MPHTTGTLVRRAGRLLRTSLFVQVLLALLLGVLVGRLWPQAGASLQPLGDGFVRLIKAVIAPLVFCVVVAGITKAGDLKSFGRIGVKALIWFEVATSVALVVGLLAGNVFAPGAGMHVDPAALDKSAVDAETGGGKLPSAVQFILEALPNSAVGAFAVNSLLQVLVLACLVGAALLHLGQRKVPQLLPLIEQAQDVVFTIVGYIMKLAPLAVFGATAHLVGRYGLGAMSTYGKLIAVCYGVALAFLMLLGCALKAVTGLSLWKFVRYTREELLLALGTGSSETVMPRMMQKLRAAGCRDDAVGLVLPTGYSFNLDGASIYLSVGTLFIAQAIGVQLSLGQQITVVLVLMLTSKGMAGVPGSAFLALSATASALGVVPAAAVALLLGVDRIMDSMRVATNLLGNCVAVFAVSRWEGALDRVTARKVLNGELPAVRTGEEKAPEADSASVVPGEK; translated from the coding sequence GTGCCGCACACCACCGGAACCCTCGTCCGCCGCGCAGGGCGTCTGCTGCGCACCAGCCTGTTCGTGCAGGTCCTGCTCGCCCTGCTGCTCGGTGTCCTGGTCGGACGCCTCTGGCCGCAGGCGGGAGCCTCGCTCCAGCCGCTCGGCGACGGGTTCGTCCGTCTGATCAAGGCGGTCATCGCCCCGCTGGTCTTCTGCGTGGTCGTCGCCGGTATCACCAAGGCGGGCGACCTGAAGTCCTTCGGTCGCATCGGCGTCAAGGCGCTGATCTGGTTCGAGGTCGCGACCAGCGTCGCCCTGGTCGTCGGTCTGCTGGCGGGCAATGTCTTCGCGCCCGGCGCCGGGATGCACGTCGACCCGGCGGCCCTGGACAAGAGCGCGGTCGATGCCGAGACGGGCGGCGGGAAGCTGCCCTCCGCCGTCCAGTTCATCCTGGAGGCGCTGCCGAACAGCGCGGTCGGTGCGTTCGCCGTGAACTCGCTGCTGCAGGTCCTGGTACTGGCCTGCCTGGTGGGCGCGGCCCTGCTGCACCTCGGTCAGCGGAAGGTGCCGCAGCTGCTGCCGCTGATCGAACAGGCCCAGGACGTCGTCTTCACCATCGTCGGCTACATCATGAAGCTCGCCCCGCTCGCGGTCTTCGGTGCCACCGCGCATCTCGTCGGCCGGTACGGGCTGGGCGCGATGTCGACGTACGGCAAGCTGATCGCGGTCTGCTACGGCGTCGCGTTGGCCTTCCTCATGCTGCTCGGGTGCGCCCTCAAGGCGGTGACCGGGCTCAGCCTGTGGAAGTTCGTCCGCTACACCCGCGAGGAGCTGCTGCTGGCGCTCGGTACGGGTTCCAGCGAGACCGTGATGCCGCGGATGATGCAGAAGCTGCGGGCCGCGGGCTGCCGGGACGACGCGGTGGGGCTGGTCCTGCCGACCGGCTACTCCTTCAACCTGGACGGGGCCTCGATCTACCTCTCCGTCGGGACGCTCTTCATCGCGCAGGCCATCGGCGTGCAGCTGTCGCTCGGCCAGCAGATCACCGTCGTCCTGGTGTTGATGCTGACCAGCAAGGGCATGGCGGGCGTGCCGGGTTCGGCGTTCCTGGCGCTGTCCGCGACCGCCTCCGCGCTGGGGGTCGTCCCGGCCGCCGCGGTGGCCCTGCTGCTCGGCGTCGACCGGATCATGGACTCGATGCGGGTGGCCACCAACCTGCTCGGCAACTGCGTCGCGGTCTTCGCGGTGTCCCGTTGGGAGGGCGCGCTGGACCGGGTGACGGCCAGGAAGGTGCTGAACGGGGAGCTGCCGGCCGTCCGGACCGGGGAGGAGAAGGCGCCGGAGGCGGACAGCGCGTCCGTCGTTCCCGGCGAGAAGTGA
- a CDS encoding RNA-guided endonuclease TnpB family protein, whose protein sequence is MTLRARRRTAAVHRRARTGDRYAEAGLERATPAIRPVSVRNMVKNRSLARAISDAAWSDFRSMLEYKAAWYGREVIAVDRFFPSSRLCSHFGALQERMPLQVRTWRCGCGATRDRDVNAARNVLAAGLAVTATSVRTLAVAPAGAQEGQLDFQCAELDVSPPGVRAPRPAGNAPLRRRAGPRHRLSQDAEIPCLKP, encoded by the coding sequence GTGACGCTCCGGGCCCGGAGGCGGACGGCCGCCGTCCACCGCCGGGCCCGGACCGGCGACCGGTATGCGGAGGCCGGACTTGAGAGGGCAACTCCCGCTATTCGACCGGTTTCCGTGCGCAACATGGTCAAGAACCGGAGCCTGGCCCGCGCCATCAGCGATGCCGCCTGGTCGGACTTCCGGAGCATGCTGGAGTACAAGGCCGCCTGGTACGGGCGGGAGGTGATCGCGGTGGATCGCTTCTTCCCCTCCTCCAGGCTGTGCTCCCACTTCGGCGCCCTGCAGGAGAGGATGCCGCTGCAGGTCCGCACCTGGAGGTGCGGCTGCGGCGCTACCCGTGACCGGGACGTGAACGCCGCACGTAACGTGCTGGCCGCCGGACTGGCGGTGACAGCAACCTCCGTGAGGACCCTGGCGGTTGCTCCGGCTGGGGCACAGGAGGGCCAATTGGACTTCCAGTGCGCAGAGTTGGATGTTTCGCCGCCGGGTGTGCGCGCTCCGCGACCGGCCGGGAACGCTCCGCTGCGCCGTCGGGCCGGCCCCCGCCACCGTCTTTCGCAAGACGCTGAAATCCCTTGCTTGAAACCTTGA